From the genome of Alosa sapidissima isolate fAloSap1 chromosome 14, fAloSap1.pri, whole genome shotgun sequence, one region includes:
- the LOC121681850 gene encoding very long-chain acyl-CoA synthetase-like, whose protein sequence is MLTLFSICFGVVLFFIGLYIRFPYFRHDCVYILKLLKVSSRRKEFRKKKPFYTILDCFLDTVKRQPDKPFIVFEGLVHSYEDIDRQSNRVAWTLRTQARLREGDTVALFVANEPCFVWLWLGLCKLGCAVSLLNCNIRSRSLLHCFSCCDASVLIASGDLKDPVVEVLPTLREQNVSVFILSKECDAEGMEALSDKMANASDKPVPPAFRSNVTMGSPALYIYTSGTTGLPKAGLVTHDKVWSPSVFLLLAGVTSDDVIYTPLPLYHGAGLLIGVCGAIERGITVVLRRKFSTSQFWDDCRKYNVTVIQYIGETLRYLCNSPKKFSDREHRVRLAIGNGLRADVWSNFRSRFGELDIKEFYAASDGNISFMNYPGKIGAIGRVNFFHKRLFPYGLIKFDSEREEPVRDSNGLCIATPQGEAGLLVSKITRIAPFLGYAGNPEQTENKKLHDVFQKGDLYLNSGDLLMIDQDNFIYFQDRIGETFRWKGENVATTEVEDVLTELHFIENATVYGVRMPGHEGRIGMAAVTIKAGREFHCSETFTHVANNLPSYAQPRFIRIKSSLEVTGTFKHMKVNLVADGFNPSAIQDPLYVLNEKEHCYDQMTMNYYKSINSGEVHL, encoded by the exons ATGTTAACTTTGTTCAGTATTTGTTTTGGGgtagttttgttttttattgggCTTTACATCCGATTTCCTTACTTTAGACATGACTGTGTGTACATTTTGAAACTTTTAAAAGTGAGTTCAAGGAGAAAAGAGTTCCGAAAGAAAAAGCCTTTCTACACCATCCTGGACTGTTTTTTGGACACTGTCAAAAGGCAACCAGACAAGCCATTCATTGTTTTCGAGGGTCTCGTGCACTCATATGAGGACATTGACAGGCAGAGCAATCGAGTGGCGTGGACATTGAGGACCCAGGCCAGACTGCGCGAGGGGGATACTGTAGCTCTGTTCGTGGCTAACGAGCCTTGCTTTGTGTGGCTGTGGCTCGGCTTGTGCAAACTTGGCTGTGCAGTCTCCCTGTTGAATTGCAATATCAGATCACGATCTCTGCTACACTGCTTCTCCTGTTGTGATGCTAGTGTTCTCATTGCTTCAGGAG ATTTGAAGGACCCTGTTGTTGAAGTGCTTCCAACACTAAGAGAGCAGAATGTCTCAGTGTTTATCCTCAGTAAGGAGTGTGACGCAGAGGGGATGGAGGCCCTCTCAGATAAGATGGCGAATGCCTCAGATAAGCCTGTACCACCAGCATtcaggtcaaatgtcaccatgGGATCCCCAGCATTGTACATTTACACATCCGGCACCACAG GTCTCCCTAAAGCTGGCCTAGTAACTCATGATAAGGTCTGGAGCCCCTCTGTCTTTCTACTCCTGGCTGGGGTCACCTCAGATGATGTGATCTACACGCCCCTCCCACTCTACCATGGTGCAGGCCTCCTCATAGGGGTGTGTGGAGCCATAGAGCGGG GTATAACAGTTGTCCTGAGACGAAAGTTCTCTACCTCACAGTTTTGGGATGACTGCAGAAAGTATAATGTGACTGTCATTCAGTACATAGGTGAAACATTACGCTACCTCTGCAATTCACCCAAG AAATTCAGTGACAGAGAACACAGAGTCAGGCTCGCTATAGGAAATGGACTCCGAGCTGATGTCTGGAGCAACTTCAGGAGTCGTTTTGGAGAATTGGACATCAAGGAGTTTTATGCAGCATCCGATGGCAACATAAGTTTCATGAATTACCCTGGAAAGATTGGTGCAATAGGCCGAGTTAATTTCTTCCATAAG AGACTGTTCCCTTATGGTTTAATAAAGTTTGATTCAGAGCGAGAGGAACCAGTGAGAGACTCCAATGGCTTGTGCATAGCCACACCTCAAG GTGAAGCTGGTCTCTTGGTATCAAAAATTACCAGAATAGCTCCTTTCTTAGGATATGCAGGAAATCCTGAACAAACAGAGAATAAAAAGCTACATGATGTCTTTCAAAAAGGAGATCTCTATCTAAATAGTGGAGATCTGCTGATGATCGATCAGGATAACTTCATTTACTTTCAGGATCGGATTGGGGAGACTTTCAG ATGGAAAGGAGAGAATGTTGCCACAACTGAGGTTGAGGATGTCCTGACAGAGTTGCATTTCATTGAGAATGCCACTGTCTATGGTGTCAGAATGCCAG GTCACGAAGGGAGGATAGGCATGGCTGCTGTAACAATAAAAGCAGGTAGAGAGTTTCACTGCTCTGAGACTTTCACACATGTGGCCAATAACTTACCATCTTACGCTCAACCAAGATTCATCCGGATTAAG AGTTCCTTGGAGGTCACAGGGACATTCAAGCACATGAAGGTCAATTTGGTTGCAGATGGTTTCAACCCATCAGCTATCCAAGATCCACTGTATGTTCTTAATGAAAAAGAACATTGCTATGATCAGATGACTATGAATTATTACAAATCGATTAATTCAGGGGAAGTCCATTTGTAA